One stretch of Pseudoalteromonas shioyasakiensis DNA includes these proteins:
- a CDS encoding outer membrane beta-barrel protein translates to MIKAISISALSLALLGFNNAAHADITEMDSPRIYTGIGYGQYSFEFEDSENDTDFDDDSQMLKGYIGTQFNKYLSLELAYQNFDEVSDIDSKAEIDGVSLAARLAAPITDNFSVYAKGGWLEWDAEIEQDLGELGSISADTDGGDVFYGAGIEYAFTTNVQVRLEYERYKLEDDIDPDMDVASVSFQYMF, encoded by the coding sequence ATGATTAAAGCAATTTCAATTTCTGCACTTTCTTTAGCACTACTGGGTTTTAACAATGCAGCACATGCAGATATTACCGAAATGGATTCTCCGCGTATTTATACCGGTATCGGCTATGGCCAATATTCTTTCGAGTTTGAAGATAGCGAAAATGACACTGACTTCGATGACGACTCGCAAATGCTAAAAGGTTATATTGGTACTCAGTTTAATAAGTATCTTAGCCTTGAACTTGCATACCAAAATTTTGATGAAGTAAGTGATATCGATTCTAAAGCTGAAATTGACGGTGTTTCTCTTGCGGCACGCTTAGCAGCACCAATTACTGATAACTTTTCTGTTTATGCTAAAGGTGGTTGGCTAGAGTGGGACGCTGAAATTGAGCAAGATCTAGGCGAGCTTGGCAGCATTAGTGCTGACACAGATGGCGGCGATGTATTTTATGGTGCAGGTATTGAGTATGCTTTTACAACAAACGTGCAAGTACGTTTAGAATATGAGCGCTATAAGTTAGAAGATGACATTGACCCAGATATGGATGTAGCGTCTGTATCATTCCAATACATGTTTTAA
- the tsaA gene encoding tRNA (N6-threonylcarbamoyladenosine(37)-N6)-methyltransferase TrmO produces MSEYQLTAVGHIQSPYKQKFAIPRQPRLVPEAKAKLVFSSDFNREEFVRGLDEFSHIWLLFRFHETADKGYSAMVRPPRLGGNERKGVFATRATFRPNAIGMSAVKLEGIEYKNGQLSLLLSGIDLLDGTPILDIKPYLPYSDAMTDATAGFADTRPETDMSVEFSDEALAFIDKQTEQPELKAFISNVLKQDPRPAYKKQRDSEQSYGMTLYDFNIRWHVQDNHNTVTSIEKC; encoded by the coding sequence ATGAGCGAATACCAATTAACCGCCGTCGGCCACATTCAATCTCCATACAAACAAAAGTTTGCTATACCTCGCCAACCTCGCTTGGTTCCTGAAGCTAAAGCAAAGCTAGTATTTAGTAGCGATTTTAATCGTGAAGAGTTTGTACGTGGTCTCGATGAATTCAGCCATATTTGGTTATTATTCAGATTTCATGAAACCGCTGATAAAGGCTACTCAGCAATGGTTAGACCCCCTCGCCTTGGCGGTAACGAACGAAAAGGCGTATTTGCAACACGTGCCACCTTCCGCCCAAATGCAATTGGTATGAGTGCTGTAAAACTTGAAGGTATCGAGTATAAAAATGGTCAGTTAAGCTTATTACTATCAGGTATTGATTTACTCGATGGCACACCAATTTTGGACATTAAGCCTTACCTGCCGTATTCAGATGCAATGACCGACGCCACCGCTGGTTTTGCCGATACCCGACCAGAAACAGATATGAGTGTCGAGTTTAGTGATGAAGCTCTTGCGTTTATTGACAAACAAACCGAACAACCTGAATTAAAAGCCTTTATAAGCAATGTATTAAAGCAAGATCCTCGCCCTGCATACAAAAAGCAACGTGACTCAGAGCAAAGCTACGGTATGACCTTATATGATTTTAATATTAGGTGGCATGTTCAGGATAATCATAATACAGTGACCAGCATTGAAAAATGCTAG